The window TTGATGTACCCGACGATAGACTAAACTTTCAAATAGAGAATAACTAGAAACACACAAGATATATACTGGTTTGGCAGAACTTTTGCCTGCGTCTAGTTGTGATTTCTCTGGGTTGATGTGTATTCTTAAAATGAGAGATTAGGTTTGACTGCTTGGATTTATTTCTGGTGTCAAGTGTTGAAAAGATAACACAAAAAGAGATTTCatatttctttatttgaatAGAGATGTAAACTCTATGTTTACAACTTTACGGTTCTTTCTTCTCAGTTCTGTTCTTTATCAGTTATTAATGGAAAAGATAATAGAGCAGTTAACTCCATATTTGAATGACTCTCGCTATTTCCATTCTTTCTCAAATGATCAGATTTATAAGTGGATGTAAAAAGTTAATATTTACTTGATTATGTTCTTGGTttataaatgaatttttttatttaattccaAATTTGTGAGGTGTCTcactttttttcctttcacaTATCCTGAACTTTTGATTGAAACAATTacaagttttcttattttgatgGTGTTGTAATTATGCAGTGACATCTTTTGATGGAGGAGCTTCTCTAGAAGCAGTGTTTTTGGCTTTGTTTGACGCTGTTATAGGAGCAAAGGACAAGATTGTGATGTTTAAACCACTATTTGAAAATCTTATATCCACCCTAGAATCTTTAAAACCATTGATTGAAGAGGTAACAAAACATAAGAAGATATTAGATCGCGCAGAGGAGCGACTCGAAGATTTTAGAATACAAATGGAGAATGGTGTAGAGCTCATAGACAAGTGCGCCAAAGATCACTTGTGGGCCAGCTGCAAACAGTGTAAATACACTGACAGGCTTCTCAGATTGGACGAATCGCTTCAAATACTGTTAAATATACTGAAAGTGCAAGTAGCAAGAGATGTGAAGCAGACCTTTGCTTCAGTGCAACATATAGAGGTCGTGATCAAGCAAATTGAAGAAAGTGGTGTGCTTCAAGATCAAATTCAAACTAGAGCTCGGAATGCATTACCAGAACCTTTATCACCTACAGTTGGATTAGATATGCTGAGTGGGCGGGGAACAAGGGATGTGCAGGAGGCATTGCCTTCTGTCAGGAATAAAAAAGCGGTTGCGGAGACAATTGAAGGAAGTGGTGTGGTACAGaaccaaagtgaaattgaaggtACTGCAGTACATGAGCCTCCATTCTTACAGTTGGATTTGATATAGGAGTCAAACCAACATAGCCATAGTATTCTGGTATTTTGATGTTATAGATTCTTTTTAGAACTTATTTTGTCATAGAACTGAATTTTGAGCTTTATTTATATGGGATTTGTCATGTCTAGGATTGCGTTCAAGTAGCAAACTGTCGACTACCTCGGTGCCTTCAACTTTTCAGACAGAGGGTGAGATCGTGCAGTCCTCCAATGTGAAGAAATTCAGATTTAATGAACTGAAAACAGCCACCGGGAACTTCTGTTCTGATTGCATTTTGGGTGAAGGATATTCAGGTTGTGTTAAGGGGTGGGTTGATGAGAATCTACTAACAGCTGCCAAGCCTGGTACTGGCATGGTTGTTGCTGTGAAAAGGCTTAACCAAGAATTTCTGCCGGGTGACAAAGAATGGTTGGTGAGTATCACTTCTATCATTCGATGGCCTAAATGCACTTTCCTAATACcttgttgatttgtttttgttcaaaGTCCCCTGTGGATGAATTGTCGGGTTTAGTTAGAAAgactaatatatttaaacagTCTTGATGAATCTTTTGTTAGAATATGAGCACAAGTGTAGGAGTATTTTGGCCAGATATTTGAGCTCAAATTGGTTTGAGTCTTATTAGAAGATGTTTGGTTGTCCTAGTTTATAGAGGATTGAGACCGGGAATAGGTCATAAATTACTCACTTATTTTAAAATTGGGAGAAAATGTTGGTTTCCTACAAGGATTCTAATTGGAGAATCGTACGGATTGTATGTCTATATAATAGAGGTCACTGCTCTTAGAGTAAAACTGTCTCATAATTGGACTTCGACCTATTGTGAGTCGAGCATTTTGTTTTTGCAAGAGAGAAGAAGCTTACTATTGAAGTCCGGTATGACTTCACCTTCTTTGATCTTTAAAGGTCAGATTATTCTTACATTTTGCTCCTTAATAGTTGTTACAAATAGATAGTCTTACTCGTAACATTTTTAGAGAatcatttattaattttgtggAGCCTCTTGAACACTAGGCGGAAATCAACTACCTTGGGCAGCTGCATCATGAAAATCTTGTGAGGTTGATTGGTTACTGCTTAGAGGATGACCACCGACTTTTGGTGTATGAATATATGCCTCACGGAAGCTTGGATAGACATCTATTTAGCGGTGAGTTATGACCTTCCTTCACTCTTTAGCCATTTGATCGTTAAAATCAGCATTACCGTTGCTAAGGAGATCAACTGTTTCACTACAAAGTATAATTTGGATACTTAAATGTTGTTGGTGGAACAGGGTCTTCTTCCTCCCAACCACTTCCGTGGAGCCTTCGTATGAGGATTGCCCTTGGTGCTGCTAAGGGTCTAGCATTTCTTCACAGTGATCTGCAAGTGATTTATCGTGACTTCAAAACTTCTAATATCCTGCTGGATTCGGTAAGTGAAACTTTTAACACTGTTGTCTTTGAAATTAGACCTTTCAATCAAAATGATCCATGAAATAGAAAATTCAATTTAGTTATTGATAATGGGTTTTGcaaatcaatttggtcattctgttGTCTTTCCGTCAAAGTTTCTATTAGTATGCTGATATGGCACATGGGTGGGTCTTACCCAACCAATCATATGGCGCCATGTAGATCAATCATaaaaaccaattttttaaaagatttaaaaccaaaactaaaaagacaaaaaaaaaaaaaaacaaaaaaagaaacatcGTCTTCTTTAATGAGACACACGCAGCCTCCCAATTCATCTCCGCCGTCCGTTGCCAAGATTAATGCTGCCATGACGAACACGGCAGTGAGAAAGCCGTAATAGCCGATTGGACCGGACAATAGAAGGGAGGACATGAAGTCGATGCAGATTCAACATGAGGAGAAGATTGTGAACTACCACGACAGTGACGAGACatggccctttttttttttcctctctctctcgatgAAGCTGAGGCCCAATCTCCTAGCCGATGAATTTGAGATCCCAAGCTTGTTACCAgttgtttggttgctgggaaaaTCTAATTGATTGGAATTGCTTGAAAAATATCTTCAATTCTCCACCTGAGTGAGATGAAGACAACAATGttattgttctttttatttttatttttcaacacttagttaaaaaaaaaaaaaaaaaaaaaaaccgtgttTTAATACATAGTTTATTGACATGGCGCCATATGATTAGATAGGACCTACTCGGTGCTACATCACTACACTAACAGAAAATTTGACGGAAAGACAACGGAAGGACTAAATTGATTTGGGAGATCTATTTTTAGGGaccaaattgattgattttttttatttcagtgACGATTTTGATTGAAATGTACAATTTTCGGGAACCAAccgtgataaaaaccctttaactattgtttttttttccttctggaAGAGTTAGTGTAGATTTGCTCacacatcaaatttttattgaaaaacaacAGATGAACAATGCTAAACTTACAAATTTTGATCTGGCCAGAACAAGGGTCATGGGGAGGAGATATGGGTATGCAGCTCCTGAGTATATAGCCACAGGTACTTTAGTTTACAGTATTGAGTTCACTTACAAAAGCAAACTACCCCGAAAAGGGGGACAACATGTGTACGTTTTGAATGGCCACGTTCTGTTTCTTGCAATATTCTGTGTTTGCGCCATCAACTTCATGTCTTATTAATCAGTTCAGTTCAATTTGATCACTTAAAACAACATCCCAAATATTTGCAGCTGAAAACAAGAGCTACGTTTCATGGATTAGGACATTCTCCATCCTTTATTTGCATTACTGATGAGTGTTGTAGGTTAAAATTGTGTAGGGACAAATTGTTCTACTTAGATTATACTTCTAAGAGGCCTCGTCTCCACCACTCTTCACCTTCACCAGTGTTGCAGCTACCACAATGCGTTATTTTTATCTTAGATTTGATCTACAACGCATGATCACTCCCTtctaatcctttttttttcttcttctgtatttttgtttttttaggtcAATTAACTGCCAAAAGTAATGTGTATTCTTTCGGGGTTGTTCTGCTCGAAATGGTGTCTGGCAGACCTGTTGTGGACATGAATCGGCCATCCGGAGAACGCAATTTAGTTGAATGGGCCAAGCCTTACCTTGCCAGCAAACgcaaagttttcaaaatttttgatGCTCGTATTGAAGGACAGTACTCTTTGAGTGACGCTCTCAAAGTTGTTAATCTAGCAATTCCATGCTTAGCAGCAGACCCCAAGTCTAGGCCAAACATGAACGACGTGGTAAAAACATTGGAGCAGCTTCAGAAAAGTGAACCTTCCCCAAGTGCGGCTGATCCTTTGAAACCGGTCTGACATGAAGTGGGAGTAATTTTTGCCTCCATTCTACCAATCTTCAAATTACTCCTACCAGCAGAATCTTTACAGAACCGTTATTTTGAAAGTTTGGAAAACAGTAGATAGTTTTGTAAAACCAATTTCTTGAGTTTTCTACATTTACTTTATTTATGAATTTATGAGTAAGAATTATTTCACTTTTGTAactttttatgtgtttactaaCATAGAGAATCAGGAAAGTGTG of the Pyrus communis chromosome 1, drPyrComm1.1, whole genome shotgun sequence genome contains:
- the LOC137732629 gene encoding uncharacterized protein isoform X1, with amino-acid sequence MALEFIGGTLFTLLYDGVKQAMSKSSTFKSLLGDLKSTLDSLVPRDIQQIEEHNVELGLPNEEIESLKMQMEEGVKLVVKLSNFRMWNYCCLYDYTDQIVELDRALKRLLQKLKMQEARDVKEVLLLSRQNRDKLDEVNRRLLDIQKLLQQRAGEGGSGLENLVSGSSTETAPPEQTQGNGGEQVTSFDGGASLEAVFLALFDAVIGAKDKIVMFKPLFENLISTLESLKPLIEEVTKHKKILDRAEERLEDFRIQMENGVELIDKCAKDHLWASCKQCKYTDRLLRLDESLQILLNILKVQVARDVKQTFASVQHIEVVIKQIEESGVLQDQIQTRARNALPEPLSPTVGLDMLSGRGTRDVQEALPSVRNKKAVAETIEGSGVVQNQSEIEGLRSSSKLSTTSVPSTFQTEGEIVQSSNVKKFRFNELKTATGNFCSDCILGEGYSGCVKGWVDENLLTAAKPGTGMVVAVKRLNQEFLPGDKEWLAEINYLGQLHHENLVRLIGYCLEDDHRLLVYEYMPHGSLDRHLFSGSSSSQPLPWSLRMRIALGAAKGLAFLHSDLQVIYRDFKTSNILLDSMNNAKLTNFDLARTRVMGRRYGYAAPEYIATGQLTAKSNVYSFGVVLLEMVSGRPVVDMNRPSGERNLVEWAKPYLASKRKVFKIFDARIEGQYSLSDALKVVNLAIPCLAADPKSRPNMNDVVKTLEQLQKSEPSPSAADPLKPV
- the LOC137732629 gene encoding uncharacterized protein isoform X2, with protein sequence MALEFIGGTLFTLLYDGVKQAMSKSSTFKSLLGDLKSTLDSLVPRDIQQIEEHNVELGLPNEEIESLKMQMEEGVKLVVKLSNFRMWNYCCLYDYTDQIVELDRALKRLLQKLKMQEARDVKEVLLLSRQNRDKLDEVNRRLLDIQKLLQQRAGEGGSGLENLVSGSSTETAPPEQTQGNGGEQVTSFDGGASLEAVFLALFDAVIGAKDKIVMFKPLFENLISTLESLKPLIEEVTKHKKILDRAEERLEDFRIQMENGVELIDKCAKDHLWASCKQCKYTDRLLRLDESLQILLNILKVQVARDVKQTFASVQHIEVVIKQIEESGVLQDQIQTRARNALPEPLSPTVGLDMLSGRGTRDVQEALPSVRNKKAVAETIEGSGVVQNQSEIEGLRSSSKLSTTSVPSTFQTEGEIVQSSNVKKFRFNELKTATGNFCSDCILGEGYSGCVKGWVDENLLTAAKPGTGMVVAVKRLNQEFLPGDKEWLAEINYLGQLHHENLVRLIGYCLEDDHRLLVYEYMPHGSLDRHLFSGSSSSQPLPWSLRMRIALGAAKGLAFLHSDLQVIYRDFKTSNILLDSVN